A window from Fusarium musae strain F31 chromosome 8, whole genome shotgun sequence encodes these proteins:
- a CDS encoding hypothetical protein (EggNog:ENOG41): MAGYIFYNYNPNMVAAVIFIVVFGLSALLHTYQLIRSRTWYFIPFLIGCLFECVGYVGRALSAQEAPDFTKNPYIIQSLLLLLGPALLAASIYMVLGRLIRLLDAGDLSIISPRWLTKVFVAGDVMSFLAQSAAKGGGMLATAKTKSAVKRGENIIVGGLGIQIIFFGFFMIVTLVFHLRINRNPTQKSQEITTPWRKLLFVLYSASLFIMVRSVFRVAEYVMGKDSELQSKEYFIYIFDALLMSLVVVALNVFHPSRVINHEMDRKRIVSQDGYALESQPVGRDDRDRRYSLSPVRPKHAH; encoded by the exons atggcgGGCTACATCTTCTACAACTATAACCCCAATATGGTGGCGGCTGTCATCTTTATTGTTGTATTTGGCCTTTCTGCATTATTACACACATACCAGCTTATTCGATCGCGAACATGGTACTTTATTCCGTTCTTAATTGGATGTCTCT TTGAGTGTGTAGGCTACGTCGGTCGAGCTCTATCAGCGCAAGAAGCACCAGACTTCACCAAGAACCCCTACATCATCCAGTCACTCCTCTTGCTGCTCGGTCCAGCCCTCCTCGCCGCATCGATCTACATGGTACTTGGCCGTCTCATTCGACTTCTCGACGCTGGCgacctttccatcatcagcccTCGATGGTTGACCAAGGTCTTTGTTGCTGGCGATGTCATGTCCTTCCTTGCACAGAGTGCTG CCAAAGGTGGTGGTATGCTCGCAACAGCGAAAACCAAGAGCGCTGTCAAGCGGGGCGAGAACATCATCGTCGGTGGCCTAGGCATTCAGATCATTTTCTTCGGTTTCTTCATGATCGTCACTCTCGTCTTCCACCTTCGCATCAACCGCAACCCCACACAAAAGTCTCAAGAGATCACAACACCTTGGAGGAAGCTCCTCTTCGTGCTTTACTCAGCCAGCCTTTTCATCATGGTCCGATCCGTCTTCCGTGTCGCCGAGTACGTCATGGGCAAGGACAGTGAGCTCCAATCGAAGGAGTACTTTATCTACATCTTCGATGCCCTCCTCATGAGTCTCGTGGTGGTTGCCCTCAATGTGTTCCACCCCAGCCGCGTGATCAACCATGAGATGGACAGGAAGCGAATCGTCAGCCAGGATGGATATGCGCTGGAGAGCCAGCCGGTGGGCAGAGATGACAGAGACCGACGATACTCACTCTCACCTGTCCGTCCTAAGCATGCCCATTGA